Proteins from one Caulobacter sp. 73W genomic window:
- a CDS encoding MFS transporter → MSDSRGASPGGSSVDDHQERGLSRGALSWALFQGARDPYVILITIYIFSPYFANVMVGDPVRGQAMVADIGMTYGLIAAITGPLLGVAIDQSGARKPLLALMVGLMAPLTACLWFAAPDGSGLPMAGVAAILIVVGVLFAWNEVLHNALLGQAAGPHQAAHASGLALALGSACSVAMLVFVLWAFALPGHVGWSFIPATPLFGLDVAAHEPDRIVGPLVGVFMVVASLPLFFFTRDVAATDIHPLRALRSSLREVIATVRGLKAHRDAAVFLAARMIYTDGMTALLLFGGVYAAGVMQWGVLEMLAFGICLSLCGAAGGVLAGWFDTLFGPKRAVQVEILGAVLCLTAQLGMARDRLFFVEPFDPTSQDVWNGPMFRSLPEVIYLALGCGVAVFVTGSYASSRTLMVRLAPAERAAAFFGLYALSGTVTMWLGSMLVKFATAAFQSQRAGFMPIALLLLAGLAGTFFIRGGGPLKRRAA, encoded by the coding sequence ATGAGCGACAGTCGCGGCGCGTCGCCGGGGGGATCGTCCGTGGATGATCACCAGGAGCGTGGATTGTCGCGGGGCGCGCTGAGCTGGGCCCTGTTCCAGGGCGCGCGCGACCCGTACGTCATCCTCATCACCATCTACATCTTCAGTCCGTACTTCGCGAACGTGATGGTCGGCGACCCGGTGCGGGGGCAGGCCATGGTCGCCGATATCGGCATGACCTACGGCCTGATCGCGGCGATCACCGGACCGCTGCTGGGCGTGGCGATCGACCAGTCGGGCGCGCGCAAGCCGCTGCTGGCCCTGATGGTCGGACTGATGGCGCCGCTGACGGCCTGCCTGTGGTTTGCGGCCCCCGATGGCTCGGGCCTCCCCATGGCCGGGGTCGCGGCGATCCTGATCGTCGTCGGCGTCCTGTTCGCCTGGAACGAGGTGCTGCACAACGCGCTGCTCGGACAGGCGGCGGGACCGCATCAGGCGGCGCATGCCTCGGGTCTCGCGCTGGCGCTAGGCAGCGCCTGCTCGGTGGCGATGCTGGTGTTCGTGCTCTGGGCCTTCGCCCTACCGGGCCACGTCGGCTGGAGCTTCATCCCCGCGACGCCGCTGTTCGGCCTGGACGTCGCGGCGCACGAGCCGGACCGCATCGTCGGGCCGCTGGTCGGGGTCTTCATGGTCGTCGCCTCGCTGCCGCTATTCTTTTTCACGCGCGACGTGGCCGCCACCGATATCCATCCGCTGCGGGCGCTTCGCAGCAGCCTGCGGGAGGTGATCGCCACGGTGCGCGGACTGAAGGCGCATAGGGACGCGGCCGTCTTCCTGGCCGCGCGCATGATCTACACCGACGGCATGACGGCCCTGCTGCTGTTCGGCGGGGTCTATGCGGCCGGCGTCATGCAATGGGGCGTGCTGGAGATGCTGGCCTTCGGTATCTGTCTCAGCCTGTGCGGCGCGGCGGGCGGGGTCCTCGCCGGCTGGTTCGACACCCTGTTCGGCCCCAAGCGGGCGGTGCAGGTGGAGATCCTCGGCGCGGTGCTATGCCTGACCGCGCAGCTGGGCATGGCGAGGGATCGCCTGTTCTTCGTCGAGCCGTTCGACCCGACCTCGCAGGACGTCTGGAACGGGCCGATGTTCCGCTCCCTGCCCGAGGTGATCTATCTGGCCCTCGGCTGCGGCGTGGCTGTCTTCGTCACCGGCTCCTACGCCTCCAGCAGGACTCTGATGGTGCGCCTAGCGCCGGCGGAGCGGGCGGCGGCCTTCTTCGGCCTCTACGCCCTGTCCGGCACGGTGACCATGTGGCTGGGCTCGATGCTGGTGAAGTTCGCCACCGCCGCCTTCCAGAGCCAACGGGCCGGCTTCATGCCGATCGCCCTGCTGCTGCTCGCCGGACTGGCGGGTACCTTCTTCATCCGCGGCGGCGGCCCGTTGAAGCGGCGCGCCGCGTGA
- the htpX gene encoding zinc metalloprotease HtpX, with amino-acid sequence MRNTLRTFMLLAAMTAIFVVAGYMIGGPTGMLIALALGGAMNLISYWNADKIVLRMYGAREVDAHDPDPMVRNYVLDTLAMADQAGMPRPKVYVIAQEQPNAFATGRNPQNAAVAATVGLLRLLDRREIRGVMAHELAHVKHRDTLTMTVTATIAGAISALANIAFFFGGDRDRPMGMIGSILLAILAPIAAALVQMAISRGREYEADRGGAEISGDPQALADALSKIEAYARGGMVNETAERNPATGQMFIINPLAGEGADNLFSTHPATHNRVTALMELAGRSSPPRRPAATAVPRTSGTSGTAVPVTRKDPWGS; translated from the coding sequence ATGCGCAACACTCTTCGCACCTTCATGCTCCTGGCGGCGATGACCGCCATCTTCGTGGTCGCCGGCTACATGATCGGCGGCCCGACCGGCATGCTGATCGCCCTGGCGCTCGGCGGGGCCATGAACCTCATCAGCTACTGGAACGCCGACAAGATCGTCCTGCGGATGTACGGCGCGCGGGAGGTCGATGCGCACGACCCCGATCCGATGGTGCGCAACTACGTGCTCGACACCCTGGCCATGGCCGATCAGGCCGGCATGCCGCGTCCCAAGGTCTATGTGATCGCGCAGGAGCAGCCGAACGCCTTCGCCACCGGCCGCAATCCGCAGAACGCCGCCGTGGCCGCCACGGTGGGTCTGCTGCGCCTGCTGGACCGCCGCGAAATTCGCGGGGTGATGGCCCACGAGCTGGCCCATGTGAAGCATCGCGACACCCTGACCATGACGGTCACGGCCACCATCGCCGGCGCCATCTCGGCCCTGGCCAATATCGCCTTCTTCTTCGGCGGCGATCGCGACCGGCCCATGGGCATGATCGGCTCGATCCTGCTGGCCATCCTGGCGCCCATCGCCGCCGCCCTGGTGCAGATGGCGATCAGCCGCGGCCGCGAGTACGAGGCCGACCGTGGCGGCGCCGAGATCAGCGGCGACCCGCAGGCCCTGGCCGACGCCCTGAGCAAGATCGAAGCCTATGCCCGCGGCGGCATGGTCAACGAGACGGCGGAGCGCAATCCGGCCACAGGCCAGATGTTCATCATCAATCCGCTGGCCGGCGAAGGCGCCGACAACCTGTTCTCCACCCACCCGGCGACGCACAACCGCGTGACCGCCCTGATGGAGCTGGCTGGTCGCTCCAGCCCGCCGCGTCGTCCGGCCGCCACGGCGGTTCCCCGGACCTCGGGCACCTCGGGCACCGCCGTTCCGGTGACCCGCAAGGATCCCTGGGGCTCGTAA
- a CDS encoding AMP nucleosidase — MTEHEKIAAAIVERLSQTYQQSVEALRGALRAYLREGKTPDPQLRADGAFTYPELRITYSEAGAHPRLTRAYARLSRPGTYAVTVTRPELYAEYLTEQLALLMADYGVTVDVARSTQEIPFPYVLDGAADMALADVTAQALARHFPTTELAFIGDEVVDGMFEPLFDEARPLALFDGLRTDFSLARLKHYTGAPPEHTQRYILFTNYHRYVDEFVRWGLAELARPDSPYVALSGAGGVYVTKETKDPDQVIAASAWRRHQMPAYHLIAEDGRGVSLVNIGVGPSNAKTITDHLAVLRPEAWLMIGHCGGLRPSQTIGDYVLAHAYLRDDHVLDDVLPPEVPIPALAEVQRALYDAAKQVTGESGADLKRRLRTGTVVTTDDRNWELRYTLSALRFNQSRAVAIDMESATIAAQGYRFRVPYGTLLCVSDKPLHGEIKLPGQANAFYERAIGQHLQIGLATIELLKAEGANLHSRKLRAFDEPPFR; from the coding sequence ATGACTGAGCATGAAAAAATCGCAGCCGCCATCGTGGAGCGGCTTTCCCAGACCTACCAGCAATCGGTTGAAGCCCTGCGCGGCGCCCTGCGCGCCTATCTGAGGGAAGGCAAGACGCCGGATCCCCAGCTGCGCGCCGACGGCGCCTTCACCTATCCCGAGCTGCGCATCACCTACAGCGAGGCCGGCGCCCATCCCCGCCTGACCCGCGCCTATGCGCGCCTGTCGCGCCCGGGGACCTACGCCGTGACGGTGACCCGGCCCGAGCTCTATGCCGAGTACCTGACCGAGCAGCTGGCCCTGCTGATGGCCGACTACGGCGTCACCGTCGATGTCGCCCGCTCGACCCAGGAAATCCCGTTCCCCTACGTCCTGGACGGCGCGGCGGACATGGCCCTGGCGGATGTCACCGCCCAGGCGCTGGCCCGCCACTTCCCGACCACGGAACTCGCCTTCATCGGCGACGAAGTGGTGGACGGCATGTTCGAGCCGCTGTTCGACGAGGCCCGCCCGCTGGCCCTGTTCGACGGCCTGCGGACCGACTTTTCCCTAGCGCGCCTGAAGCACTATACGGGCGCCCCGCCGGAGCACACTCAGCGCTACATCCTGTTCACGAACTACCATCGCTACGTCGACGAGTTCGTGCGCTGGGGCCTGGCCGAACTGGCCCGGCCAGACAGCCCCTATGTCGCCCTGTCGGGCGCCGGCGGCGTCTATGTCACCAAGGAGACCAAGGACCCCGATCAGGTGATCGCCGCCAGCGCCTGGCGCCGTCACCAGATGCCGGCCTATCACCTGATCGCTGAGGACGGCCGCGGCGTCTCGCTGGTCAACATCGGCGTCGGCCCGTCCAACGCCAAGACCATCACCGACCACCTGGCCGTGCTGCGTCCCGAAGCCTGGCTGATGATCGGCCACTGCGGCGGCCTGCGGCCGAGCCAGACCATCGGCGACTATGTCCTGGCTCACGCCTATCTGCGCGACGATCATGTGCTGGACGACGTGCTGCCGCCGGAGGTGCCGATCCCGGCCCTGGCCGAGGTGCAGCGCGCGCTCTACGATGCGGCCAAGCAGGTGACGGGCGAGAGTGGCGCGGATCTGAAGCGCCGCCTGCGCACGGGCACGGTGGTGACCACGGACGACCGGAACTGGGAGCTGCGCTACACGCTTAGCGCCCTGCGCTTCAACCAGAGCCGCGCGGTCGCCATCGACATGGAGTCGGCCACCATCGCCGCCCAGGGCTATCGCTTCCGCGTGCCCTACGGGACGCTGCTGTGCGTTTCCGACAAGCCGCTGCATGGCGAGATCAAGCTGCCCGGCCAGGCCAACGCCTTCTACGAGCGGGCCATCGGCCAGCACCTGCAGATCGGCCTGGCGACCATCGAGTTGCTGAAGGCGGAGGGGGCGAACCTGCACTCGCGCAAGCTGCGGGCCTTCGACGAGCCGCCCTTCCGCTAA
- the pyk gene encoding pyruvate kinase yields MTRSVRSPRISRDRRTKIVATLGPASADPKVIETLFKAGVDVFRLNFSHGDHADHAARLETIRALEARYRRPIGVLADIQGPKLRIGRFQAGHVVLANGRPFRLDFDPTPGNLDRVNLPHPEIISAAQIGMRLLLDDGKVQLRVTRVASDHLQTEVIVGGRLSDRKGVNVPDVALDIAALTQKDRADLAFALEAGVDFVGLSFVQSARDVIEAREIIGDRAWIVSKIEKPQALADLEAIVELSDGVMVARGDLGVELPPEEVPLAQKRIISVSTRLGKPVIVATQMLESMISAPTPTRAEASDVAGAVFDGADAVMLSAETAAGQFPIEAVGVMSRILARVERDEGWRTLTERRRARPERNSSDAIAAAARQVAEAIEAAAIVAYTQSGGTALRISRERPLRPVVAVSPMINTGRRLALAWGVEAVEVPPVERMTDAVVQACETARRQGLAALQDEIVVVAGVPFGTTGGTNALRVAKVGARAIREED; encoded by the coding sequence ATGACTCGATCCGTCCGCTCGCCCCGCATCTCCCGCGACCGCCGGACGAAGATCGTCGCCACTTTGGGCCCCGCCAGCGCCGATCCGAAGGTGATCGAGACCCTGTTCAAGGCGGGCGTCGATGTCTTCCGCCTGAACTTCAGCCACGGCGACCATGCCGACCACGCCGCCCGGCTGGAGACGATCCGCGCGCTGGAGGCGCGCTATCGCCGCCCCATCGGCGTGCTGGCCGACATCCAGGGCCCCAAGCTGCGCATCGGTCGCTTCCAGGCCGGCCACGTGGTGCTGGCCAACGGCCGCCCGTTCCGCCTCGATTTCGATCCGACCCCGGGCAACCTGGACCGGGTGAACCTGCCGCACCCGGAGATCATCTCCGCCGCCCAGATCGGCATGCGCCTGCTGCTGGATGACGGGAAGGTGCAGCTGCGCGTCACCCGCGTGGCCAGCGACCATCTGCAGACCGAGGTGATCGTCGGCGGCCGCCTGTCCGACCGCAAGGGCGTCAACGTCCCCGACGTCGCCCTCGACATCGCCGCCCTGACCCAGAAGGACCGCGCCGACCTAGCCTTCGCCCTGGAGGCTGGCGTCGATTTCGTGGGCCTGTCCTTCGTGCAGAGCGCCCGAGACGTGATCGAGGCGCGCGAGATCATCGGCGACCGCGCCTGGATAGTCTCCAAGATCGAAAAGCCCCAGGCCCTCGCCGACCTCGAAGCCATCGTCGAGCTTTCGGACGGCGTCATGGTCGCCCGCGGCGACCTGGGCGTGGAGCTGCCCCCGGAAGAGGTGCCGCTGGCCCAGAAGCGCATCATTTCGGTGTCCACCCGTCTGGGCAAGCCGGTGATCGTCGCCACCCAGATGCTGGAGAGCATGATCTCCGCCCCGACCCCGACCCGCGCCGAGGCCTCCGACGTGGCCGGCGCGGTGTTCGACGGCGCCGATGCGGTGATGCTGTCCGCCGAGACCGCTGCCGGTCAGTTTCCCATCGAGGCGGTCGGCGTCATGAGCCGCATCCTGGCCCGCGTCGAGCGTGACGAGGGGTGGCGGACCCTGACTGAGCGCCGCCGCGCCCGGCCGGAGCGCAACTCCAGCGACGCCATCGCCGCCGCCGCCCGCCAGGTGGCCGAAGCCATCGAGGCCGCAGCCATCGTCGCCTATACCCAAAGCGGCGGCACGGCCCTGCGTATCTCGCGCGAACGCCCGCTCCGCCCGGTGGTCGCCGTCTCGCCGATGATCAACACCGGCCGCCGCCTGGCCCTGGCCTGGGGCGTCGAAGCCGTTGAAGTTCCGCCGGTGGAGCGCATGACCGACGCCGTTGTCCAGGCCTGCGAGACCGCTCGCCGCCAGGGCTTGGCCGCTCTGCAGGACGAGATCGTGGTGGTCGCCGGCGTGCCCTTCGGCACCACGGGCGGCACCAACGCCCTGCGGGTCGCCAAGGTCGGCGCCCGGGCGATCCGCGAAGAGGACTAG
- a CDS encoding aminotransferase class IV — protein MIPTDDRGLLLGDGLFETLLAVDGRMEHWAAHWARMTAGCSTLALPLPDEFQTRVACTNALATALLNKGRAVVRLTLTAGSGGRGLDRPKAITARVFVNVAPAPDAIQAPATLATSHVRRNEGSPASRLKSLAYLDNVLARREALAAGAEEALMLNTRGEPACAAAANIFWIMGAKLVTPALECGVLAGITRARVIEQAKRQKIEVVEGRFTPEALRACDGAFITNSLIGLRAISRLDGAALPAHRLFGALAAGL, from the coding sequence TTGATCCCCACGGACGATCGCGGCCTGCTGCTGGGCGACGGGCTGTTCGAGACCCTGCTGGCGGTGGACGGCCGCATGGAGCACTGGGCCGCGCACTGGGCGCGGATGACGGCGGGCTGCTCCACCCTGGCCCTGCCTTTGCCTGACGAGTTCCAGACGCGGGTCGCCTGCACCAACGCCCTTGCGACGGCGCTGCTCAACAAGGGACGGGCGGTCGTGCGCCTGACCCTGACCGCCGGCTCTGGCGGGCGCGGGCTGGACCGGCCCAAGGCGATCACCGCGCGGGTTTTCGTCAATGTCGCCCCGGCGCCGGATGCGATTCAGGCCCCGGCCACGCTCGCCACCAGCCATGTGCGCCGCAACGAGGGTTCGCCGGCTTCGCGGCTGAAGAGCCTCGCCTATCTCGACAACGTCCTGGCCCGGCGCGAGGCGCTGGCCGCCGGCGCGGAAGAGGCCCTGATGCTCAACACGCGAGGCGAGCCGGCCTGCGCCGCCGCCGCCAACATCTTCTGGATCATGGGCGCAAAGCTCGTGACCCCGGCCCTGGAATGCGGCGTGCTGGCCGGAATCACCCGCGCCCGGGTGATCGAACAGGCGAAAAGGCAGAAGATCGAGGTGGTGGAGGGGCGCTTCACGCCGGAAGCGCTGCGCGCTTGCGACGGCGCTTTCATCACCAACAGCCTGATCGGTCTGCGCGCCATTTCGCGCCTCGACGGCGCGGCCTTGCCGGCTCATCGGCTGTTCGGCGCGCTGGCCGCCGGGCTCTAG
- a CDS encoding CpaE family protein: protein MTSRPADANPLDDEFVPPPAAPWDEAFDHKAESAPPPPASAPSPRLEDVFPAAAETEPELEAWSAEADAAWEFDAAPTDAEIEAAGSWDDAFDPYDSTNPVGDLIADVEQVMAAPIEPEAAPDVSIHAFCLHASSGDLVEAAVGDRRLHGLAAHVRMGGLAAALEHYAEQAPPSLIVVESSETPDRLPGMIEELQRLCGSTTRIIVLGETNDIGLFRQLTRQGVADYLLTPAAPSALVEAIVELRLDRAQAPAGRQVAFVGARGGVGASTLAHNFAYVMAERLQADALLADFDLAFGTAGLDFDQDPIQSLADALSAPEKLDAPALEQMLIRCSDRLSLFAAPARLDQDYDIDAAAFGAVLGKVRTEASVIILDMPNAWSAWKRQALIGADEVVVVATPDLTALRNAKNLVDLLRQSRPRALQPRLVLNQVGMPGRPEIPTKDFCEALGMKASLVLPFEPRLFGDAANNSRMVSQIAPDSKAARGVEQLAWTLSRRDPPPAQKPAFLASLLKRR, encoded by the coding sequence ATGACCTCCCGCCCGGCCGACGCCAATCCGCTCGACGACGAGTTCGTTCCGCCCCCGGCCGCGCCTTGGGACGAGGCCTTCGACCACAAGGCCGAAAGCGCGCCGCCGCCGCCCGCCAGCGCGCCCTCGCCGAGGCTGGAGGACGTGTTCCCGGCCGCCGCCGAGACCGAGCCGGAACTCGAGGCCTGGAGCGCCGAGGCGGACGCGGCCTGGGAATTCGACGCCGCGCCGACCGACGCCGAGATCGAGGCCGCTGGATCCTGGGACGACGCGTTCGACCCTTATGACTCGACCAATCCGGTCGGCGACCTGATCGCCGACGTCGAACAGGTCATGGCCGCGCCGATCGAGCCGGAGGCCGCGCCCGACGTCTCGATTCACGCCTTCTGCCTGCACGCCTCCTCCGGCGATCTGGTCGAGGCGGCGGTGGGGGATCGCCGACTGCATGGCCTGGCGGCCCACGTCCGGATGGGCGGCCTGGCGGCGGCCCTGGAGCACTACGCCGAGCAGGCGCCGCCGTCCCTGATCGTGGTGGAGAGCAGCGAGACGCCTGACCGCCTGCCGGGCATGATCGAAGAGCTGCAACGCCTATGCGGGTCCACGACCCGGATCATCGTCCTGGGCGAGACCAACGACATCGGCCTGTTTCGGCAACTGACCCGGCAGGGTGTCGCCGACTACCTGCTGACCCCCGCCGCGCCCTCGGCGCTGGTCGAGGCGATCGTCGAACTGCGGCTGGATCGCGCGCAGGCCCCCGCCGGCCGGCAGGTGGCCTTCGTCGGCGCGAGGGGCGGGGTGGGGGCGTCCACCCTGGCGCACAACTTCGCCTATGTGATGGCCGAGCGACTGCAGGCCGACGCGCTGCTGGCCGACTTCGACCTGGCGTTCGGCACGGCGGGTCTCGATTTCGACCAGGACCCGATCCAGAGCCTGGCTGACGCCCTGTCCGCCCCCGAAAAGCTGGACGCCCCGGCTCTGGAGCAGATGCTCATCCGGTGTTCGGATCGGCTGTCCCTGTTCGCCGCCCCGGCTCGCCTTGACCAGGATTACGACATCGACGCCGCCGCGTTCGGCGCCGTGCTGGGCAAGGTGCGGACGGAGGCGTCCGTCATCATCCTGGACATGCCCAACGCCTGGAGCGCGTGGAAGCGTCAGGCCCTGATCGGCGCGGATGAGGTGGTGGTCGTGGCCACGCCGGACCTGACCGCCCTGCGCAACGCCAAGAATCTGGTCGATCTCTTGCGGCAGTCGCGCCCGCGCGCCTTGCAGCCGCGCCTCGTGCTCAATCAGGTCGGCATGCCCGGCCGTCCGGAAATCCCGACCAAGGACTTCTGCGAGGCCTTGGGGATGAAGGCTTCACTGGTCCTGCCGTTCGAGCCGCGCCTGTTCGGCGATGCAGCCAACAACAGCCGGATGGTCAGCCAGATCGCGCCGGACTCGAAGGCGGCGCGGGGCGTCGAGCAACTGGCCTGGACCCTGAGCCGGCGAGATCCCCCGCCGGCCCAGAAGCCCGCATTCCTGGCCTCGCTATTGAAGCGACGCTGA
- a CDS encoding ferritin, with amino-acid sequence MPDNSTDLHVPRESLQKKTIHLHYAIASLMEELEAVDWYRQRADDTDDEELKKILLHNAREEIEHAAMALEWIRRNDAEFDAQLREYLFVEGSITGHEEKVEGKD; translated from the coding sequence ATGCCCGATAACTCCACCGACCTGCACGTTCCCCGTGAGAGCCTGCAGAAGAAGACCATCCATCTGCACTACGCCATCGCCTCGCTCATGGAAGAGCTGGAGGCCGTCGACTGGTATCGCCAGCGCGCGGACGACACCGACGACGAAGAGCTGAAGAAGATCCTCCTCCACAACGCGCGCGAGGAGATCGAGCACGCTGCCATGGCCCTGGAGTGGATCCGCCGCAACGACGCCGAGTTCGACGCCCAGCTGCGCGAGTACCTCTTCGTGGAAGGCTCGATCACCGGGCACGAGGAGAAGGTCGAGGGTAAGGACTGA
- a CDS encoding pyridoxal-phosphate dependent enzyme produces MTDLPVSFDDIRAAAGRIAPFVHRTPVLRSQRLNEILGGQVFFKCENLQRIGAFKARGAHNAVFMLSDAEAARGVVTHSSGNHAAALALAARNRGIAAHIVMPSNAPKAKVESVKRLGGLIVFCEPTVAAREAACRKIMDETGAELVHPYDNSRVIAGQGTAAVELLEEHPELDAILAPVGGGGLMSGTSIAARAIKPSIRIVATEPAQADDAWRSWTAKEWTAGDPANTIADGLRTTLGQRGFVILNALLDDFVTVSEDGIKDAMRLVWEVLKIVIEPSSAVPVAALLERGLDLKGAAAGVILTGGNVDLDHLPWQA; encoded by the coding sequence ATGACCGACCTTCCCGTCTCGTTCGACGACATCCGCGCCGCCGCCGGCCGCATCGCGCCTTTCGTCCACCGCACGCCGGTCCTCAGGTCGCAGCGGCTGAACGAGATCCTGGGCGGGCAGGTGTTCTTCAAGTGCGAGAACCTGCAGCGCATCGGCGCCTTCAAGGCGCGGGGCGCTCACAACGCGGTCTTCATGCTCAGTGACGCAGAAGCGGCCAGGGGCGTGGTGACCCATTCGTCGGGCAATCACGCCGCCGCCCTGGCGCTGGCGGCGCGCAATCGCGGGATCGCGGCGCATATCGTCATGCCCAGCAACGCCCCGAAGGCAAAGGTGGAGTCGGTCAAGCGCCTGGGCGGCCTGATCGTCTTTTGCGAGCCCACGGTCGCCGCGCGAGAGGCCGCCTGCCGCAAGATCATGGACGAGACCGGCGCCGAGTTGGTCCATCCCTATGACAACTCCCGCGTGATCGCGGGGCAGGGGACGGCGGCCGTCGAGCTGCTGGAGGAGCACCCTGAACTCGACGCCATACTGGCGCCGGTCGGCGGCGGCGGACTGATGTCGGGCACGTCCATCGCGGCGCGGGCGATCAAGCCGTCGATCCGCATCGTCGCCACCGAGCCGGCGCAAGCGGACGACGCCTGGCGCTCCTGGACGGCCAAGGAATGGACGGCGGGTGATCCGGCCAACACCATCGCTGACGGCCTTCGCACCACCCTCGGTCAGCGCGGCTTCGTGATCCTCAACGCCCTCCTCGACGACTTCGTCACCGTCAGCGAGGACGGCATCAAGGACGCCATGCGGCTGGTCTGGGAAGTGCTAAAGATCGTTATCGAGCCGAGCAGCGCGGTGCCGGTCGCCGCGCTTCTGGAGCGCGGGCTTGATCTTAAAGGCGCGGCCGCCGGCGTCATTCTCACCGGCGGCAACGTCGATCTGGATCATCTGCCCTGGCAAGCCTGA
- a CDS encoding anthranilate synthase component I family protein, giving the protein MQAISILAFPWREPAAVLCAFAEEPFAMGLLSGGGGAQGRWSYVLREPDRTATVRFGDDENPSVVLRELLGDSQPHDPSGPPFQGGVAGLASYELGARFEPVELARHDHWPDMTVGRYPALLAFDHAAKRVLAVGRGENDARAQACAQQAARWLDGAEHPPVQGPLASAFDPLDAPQVYERAVAEVVGRIVEGELFQANIARGWAGRLTARARPFDVIRRLLDDSPAPFAAYLRLPSSAVVSNSPERFLASSAGGYRVETRPIKGTRPRGRTPGEDAELVEELRGSAKDRAENLMIVDLMRNDLARVCAPGAVAAPELFRIESFANVHHLVSTVTGRLAPGLTAIDLLRAAFPPGSITGAPKVQAMKVISGLEAPRGPYCGSMFWAGFDGALDSSVLIRTLAFIEDAEGWSFEARAGAGIVADSDPVAERQETEDKIAALRRALMGGVA; this is encoded by the coding sequence ATGCAGGCGATCTCGATCCTGGCTTTCCCCTGGCGCGAGCCGGCGGCGGTGCTCTGCGCCTTCGCCGAGGAGCCGTTCGCCATGGGCCTGCTGTCGGGAGGCGGCGGCGCGCAAGGTCGATGGTCCTATGTTCTGCGTGAGCCTGACCGTACGGCGACCGTCAGGTTCGGGGATGATGAAAATCCATCGGTGGTGCTACGCGAACTGCTCGGCGACAGCCAGCCGCATGACCCCTCGGGGCCGCCGTTCCAGGGCGGCGTCGCGGGGCTCGCCTCCTACGAGCTCGGCGCGCGCTTCGAGCCGGTGGAGCTCGCCCGCCACGATCATTGGCCGGACATGACCGTCGGGCGCTATCCGGCGCTGCTGGCTTTCGACCACGCCGCCAAACGCGTGCTGGCCGTGGGGCGGGGGGAGAACGACGCCCGCGCCCAGGCCTGCGCCCAGCAAGCGGCGCGGTGGCTGGACGGCGCCGAGCATCCCCCGGTCCAGGGACCGCTGGCCTCCGCCTTCGATCCGCTGGACGCGCCGCAGGTCTATGAGCGGGCGGTGGCCGAGGTGGTCGGCCGCATCGTCGAGGGTGAGCTCTTCCAGGCCAACATCGCCCGGGGTTGGGCCGGTCGCCTGACGGCCCGGGCGCGGCCGTTCGATGTCATCCGCCGCCTGCTCGACGACAGCCCGGCTCCCTTCGCCGCCTATCTGCGTCTGCCGTCCTCGGCGGTGGTGTCCAATTCGCCGGAGCGCTTCCTGGCGTCCAGCGCCGGCGGCTACCGGGTCGAGACCCGGCCCATCAAGGGCACCCGTCCGCGCGGCCGCACGCCGGGCGAGGATGCAGAGCTGGTCGAGGAGCTGCGCGGCAGCGCCAAGGACCGGGCCGAGAACCTGATGATCGTCGACCTGATGCGCAACGACCTGGCGCGGGTCTGCGCGCCCGGCGCGGTGGCGGCGCCTGAGCTGTTCCGCATCGAGAGCTTCGCCAACGTGCATCACCTGGTGTCCACGGTGACCGGCCGTCTGGCGCCTGGGCTCACCGCCATCGACCTGCTGCGCGCGGCCTTCCCGCCGGGGTCGATCACTGGCGCGCCCAAGGTGCAGGCGATGAAGGTGATCTCGGGCCTGGAGGCCCCGCGCGGTCCCTATTGCGGGTCGATGTTCTGGGCCGGCTTCGACGGGGCCCTGGATTCCAGCGTGCTGATCCGCACCCTGGCCTTTATCGAGGACGCCGAGGGCTGGAGCTTCGAGGCGCGCGCCGGCGCCGGCATCGTCGCCGACAGTGATCCCGTCGCCGAGCGTCAGGAGACCGAGGACAAGATCGCCGCACTGCGCCGCGCCCTGATGGGAGGCGTGGCTTGA